One window of the Staphylococcus equorum genome contains the following:
- a CDS encoding diacylglycerol kinase yields MRKRARIIYNPTSGKELFKRTLPDVLIKLEKAGFETSAYATEKVGDATSEAERSLEQNYDVLIAAGGDGTLNEVINGIAEQPNRPSIGIIPMGTVNDFGRALHLPNDIMSAIDVIIEGHTTRVDIGKMNSRYFINLAAGGQLTQVSYETPSKLKSIVGPFAYYIKGFEMLPQMKAVDVRVEYDNEVFQGEALLFLLGLTNSMAGFEKLVPDAKLDDGYFTLIIVEKANLAELGHIMTLASRGEHIKHPKIHYKKAKSISVSSFVDMQLNVDGEYGGKLPGNFLNLKQHIEVFTPSDVNNDEIVEQ; encoded by the coding sequence ATGAGAAAACGAGCTAGAATCATTTATAATCCAACATCTGGAAAAGAATTGTTTAAACGTACCTTGCCAGATGTTTTAATTAAATTAGAAAAAGCAGGGTTTGAGACAAGTGCATATGCAACTGAAAAAGTTGGAGACGCAACTTCTGAAGCAGAACGCAGTTTAGAACAAAACTATGATGTATTAATTGCTGCCGGTGGTGACGGTACGCTTAATGAAGTCATAAATGGTATTGCAGAGCAGCCGAACAGACCAAGTATAGGTATTATACCTATGGGTACAGTAAATGATTTTGGACGTGCGCTACATTTACCAAATGACATTATGAGTGCAATTGATGTGATTATAGAAGGCCATACAACTCGGGTTGATATTGGCAAGATGAATAGTCGTTATTTCATAAATTTAGCAGCCGGTGGTCAATTAACACAGGTTTCTTATGAGACGCCAAGTAAACTGAAATCCATTGTTGGACCGTTTGCCTATTATATAAAAGGCTTTGAAATGTTACCCCAAATGAAAGCTGTTGATGTTCGTGTAGAATATGACAATGAAGTTTTTCAAGGGGAAGCATTGTTGTTCTTATTAGGTTTAACGAATTCAATGGCTGGTTTTGAAAAATTAGTGCCAGATGCTAAATTAGATGATGGTTATTTTACATTGATTATCGTTGAAAAAGCAAATCTTGCTGAATTAGGACATATAATGACACTAGCCTCTAGAGGAGAACATATAAAGCATCCTAAGATACATTATAAGAAAGCTAAATCCATTAGCGTATCATCATTTGTAGATATGCAGTTAAACGTAGATGGTGAATATGGTGGTAAATTACCAGGTAATTTCTTGAATTTAAAACAACATATCGAAGTATTTACGCCAAGTGATGTTAATAATGATGAAATAGTCGAACAATAA
- the gatB gene encoding Asp-tRNA(Asn)/Glu-tRNA(Gln) amidotransferase subunit GatB, which yields MHFETVIGLEVHVELKTESKMFSASPAHFGAKPNSNTSVIDLAYPGVLPVVNRRAVDWAMRASMAINMDIATESKFDRKNYFYPDNPKAYQISQFDQPIGENGYIDIEVDGKTKRIGITRLHMEEDAGKSTHKDGYSLVDLNRQGTPLIEIVSEPDIRSPEEAYAYLEKLRSIIQYTGVSDCKMEEGSLRCDANISLRPYGQEEFGTKAELKNLNSFSFVRKGLEYEEKRQEEELLNGGEILQETRRYDESTGKTILMRVKEGSDDYRYFPEPDIVPLYVDEAWKERVRQTIPELPDERKEKYVNNFGLPAYDAHVLTLTKEMSDFFESAIAEGADAKLTSNWLMGGVNEYLNKNQIDLLDTKLTPENLAGMIKLIEDGTMSSKIAKKVFPELAENGGDAKQIMEDKGLVQISDEATLLKFVNEALDNNAQSVEDYKNGKGKAMGFLVGQIMKASKGQANPQLVNQLLKQELDKR from the coding sequence ATGCATTTTGAAACAGTTATTGGACTAGAAGTCCATGTTGAGTTAAAAACAGAATCTAAAATGTTCTCTGCATCACCAGCACATTTTGGAGCAAAACCTAACTCAAACACAAGCGTAATTGATCTTGCATATCCTGGTGTATTACCGGTTGTAAATAGACGCGCTGTTGATTGGGCTATGAGAGCTTCAATGGCAATCAATATGGATATTGCAACAGAATCTAAATTTGACCGTAAAAACTATTTCTATCCAGATAATCCAAAAGCATATCAAATTTCACAATTTGATCAACCTATTGGTGAAAATGGTTATATTGATATTGAAGTTGACGGTAAGACAAAACGTATAGGCATTACACGTCTTCACATGGAAGAAGATGCTGGTAAATCAACGCATAAAGATGGATACTCTTTAGTAGATTTAAATAGACAAGGTACACCATTGATTGAAATTGTTTCTGAACCAGACATTCGTTCACCAGAAGAAGCATATGCATACTTAGAAAAACTACGTTCTATTATTCAATATACTGGTGTTTCTGACTGTAAGATGGAAGAAGGCTCACTACGTTGTGATGCTAACATCTCATTACGTCCATATGGTCAAGAAGAGTTTGGTACAAAAGCAGAGTTGAAAAACTTAAACTCATTTAGTTTTGTACGTAAAGGTCTTGAATATGAAGAAAAACGTCAAGAAGAAGAACTGTTAAATGGTGGGGAAATCCTACAAGAAACACGTAGATATGATGAGTCAACTGGTAAAACAATTTTAATGCGTGTTAAAGAAGGCTCTGATGACTATCGTTACTTCCCAGAACCAGACATTGTGCCATTATATGTGGATGAAGCTTGGAAAGAGCGTGTGCGTCAAACAATCCCAGAATTACCAGACGAAAGAAAAGAAAAATATGTGAACAACTTTGGCTTACCTGCTTATGATGCGCATGTTTTAACACTTACAAAAGAGATGTCTGATTTCTTCGAAAGTGCTATTGCTGAAGGTGCAGATGCTAAATTAACTTCTAACTGGTTAATGGGCGGCGTGAATGAGTATCTTAATAAAAATCAAATTGATTTATTAGATACAAAATTAACGCCTGAAAACTTAGCTGGAATGATTAAGTTAATTGAAGACGGTACAATGAGCAGTAAAATCGCTAAAAAAGTATTCCCAGAACTTGCTGAGAATGGTGGGGACGCCAAACAAATTATGGAAGATAAAGGTTTAGTTCAAATTTCTGACGAAGCTACACTTTTAAAATTCGTAAATGAAGCGTTAGATAATAATGCACAATCAGTTGAAGATTACAAAAATGGTAAAGGTAAAGCAATGGGCTTCTTAGTTGGTCAAATTATGAAAGCTTCAAAAGGCCAAGCCAATCCTCAATTAGTAAATCAATTATTAAAACAAGAATTAGATAAAAGATAA
- the gatA gene encoding Asp-tRNA(Asn)/Glu-tRNA(Gln) amidotransferase subunit GatA, whose amino-acid sequence MTIRYESVENLINLIKNKEIKPSQIVNDIYDAIEETDPTIKSFLALDKENAVKQAQELDELQAKDQMEGQLFGIPMGIKDNIITEGVETTCASKMLEGFVPIYESTVMNKLRNEQAILIGKLNLDEFAMGGSTETSYFKKTVNPFDHTAVPGGSSGGSAAAVAAGLVPFSLGTDTGGSIRQPAAYCGIVGMKPTYGRVSRFGLVAFASSLDQIGPLTRNVKDNALVLETITGLDENDSTSAPVEESDFTTDIGKDIQGLKVALPTEYLGEGVSEDVKASVKQAVETLKELGATVEEVSLPNTKYGIPSYYVIASSEASSNLSRFDGIRYGYHSPEANSLEDLYKMSRSEGFGDEVKRRIFLGTFALSSGYYDAFYKKSQKVRTLIKNDFDRIFENYDVIVGPTTPTPAFNIGEEIDDPLTMYANDLLTTPVNLAGLPGISVPCGKSNGRPIGLQFIGKPFDEKTLYRVAYQYETKFNFHNEYEKL is encoded by the coding sequence ATGACCATCCGTTATGAATCTGTGGAAAATTTGATCAACTTAATAAAAAACAAAGAAATTAAGCCTTCACAAATTGTGAATGATATTTATGATGCAATAGAAGAAACTGATCCAACAATCAAATCATTTCTTGCATTAGATAAAGAAAATGCAGTTAAACAAGCGCAAGAATTGGATGAATTACAAGCTAAAGACCAAATGGAAGGTCAACTTTTTGGTATTCCTATGGGTATAAAAGACAACATTATTACTGAAGGCGTTGAAACAACTTGCGCAAGTAAAATGTTAGAAGGATTTGTGCCTATTTATGAATCAACAGTAATGAATAAATTACGAAATGAACAAGCAATACTTATTGGTAAACTAAACTTAGATGAATTCGCTATGGGTGGTTCAACTGAAACTTCATACTTTAAAAAGACAGTTAATCCATTTGATCACACTGCAGTACCTGGAGGTTCATCAGGTGGTTCAGCAGCAGCCGTAGCAGCAGGATTAGTTCCGTTCAGTTTAGGTACAGATACTGGTGGTTCAATTCGTCAACCAGCGGCTTACTGTGGCATCGTAGGTATGAAACCTACATATGGTCGCGTATCACGTTTTGGATTAGTTGCGTTTGCATCATCATTAGACCAAATCGGACCACTTACACGTAATGTTAAAGATAATGCTTTAGTATTAGAAACAATTACTGGTTTAGATGAAAATGACTCTACAAGTGCACCAGTTGAAGAGTCAGATTTCACTACTGATATCGGTAAAGATATTCAAGGTCTTAAAGTTGCGTTACCAACAGAATACCTTGGTGAAGGTGTATCAGAAGATGTTAAAGCTTCTGTTAAACAAGCTGTTGAAACACTAAAAGAATTAGGTGCAACAGTTGAAGAAGTGTCATTACCAAACACTAAATATGGTATCCCTTCTTATTATGTTATTGCTTCATCAGAAGCTTCATCAAACTTATCTCGCTTTGATGGTATTAGATATGGTTACCATTCACCTGAAGCGAACTCATTAGAAGACTTATACAAAATGTCTAGAAGTGAAGGCTTTGGTGACGAAGTTAAACGTCGTATCTTCTTAGGTACTTTTGCATTGAGTTCTGGTTATTATGATGCATTTTATAAAAAATCACAAAAAGTAAGAACATTGATTAAAAATGATTTTGACCGCATATTTGAAAACTACGATGTTATTGTAGGACCAACGACACCAACACCAGCGTTTAATATAGGTGAAGAAATTGATGATCCGCTTACAATGTATGCGAATGATTTATTAACAACACCAGTAAACTTAGCTGGATTACCAGGTATTTCTGTTCCTTGTGGTAAATCAAACGGACGTCCAATTGGTTTACAATTTATTGGAAAACCATTTGATGAAAAGACGTTATATCGTGTCGCTTATCAATATGAAACAAAATTCAATTTTCATAATGAATACGAAAAATTATAA
- a CDS encoding CamS family sex pheromone protein, whose protein sequence is MKRKVILFISAVFLLSACGNDDDNKSKEQSNENEQQQQQDSGSVKDIATDKNVAGDNYRTILPFKESKARGVLQENMANSYNGEDFESGLLDLSKEVFPTEDYLYQDGQYLDKDTINAYLGPKYTKAEIDDMDEDERKEKKANENLGLNPSHNGETDPEKIAENSPAYLSNILEQDFYNSGDTKGKKIKGMTIGLAMNSTYYYQKEKDGETYSKKLDDKEIKKQGKKMSEEILTRLRENKELKDIPIHFAVYKQSGENSIIPGEFIAGTTVEGDKTRINEWKDIQQKTALLPSGEAADLDENLNSDFKQFNDNLQTYFNNFTQAVGTVKFDNKEAKQLSVDVPIDYYGKAETIGITQYVTEQARKYFDDIDEYEIHIKDGNNPKALISKTKEDKEPQVHIYKNNN, encoded by the coding sequence ATGAAACGGAAGGTTATACTATTCATCTCAGCAGTTTTTTTATTATCAGCATGTGGCAATGATGATGATAACAAAAGCAAAGAACAATCTAATGAAAATGAACAACAACAGCAGCAAGATTCTGGTTCTGTAAAAGATATTGCAACGGATAAAAATGTAGCAGGTGACAATTACAGAACAATATTACCATTTAAAGAAAGCAAAGCACGTGGCGTATTACAAGAAAATATGGCAAATAGTTATAATGGTGAAGATTTCGAGAGTGGTCTATTAGATTTAAGTAAAGAAGTCTTTCCAACTGAAGATTATTTATATCAAGATGGCCAATATCTAGATAAAGATACGATTAACGCATATTTAGGACCTAAATATACTAAAGCTGAAATCGATGATATGGATGAAGACGAACGTAAAGAGAAAAAAGCAAATGAGAATTTAGGATTAAATCCATCTCATAATGGTGAAACAGATCCTGAAAAAATTGCAGAAAATTCACCAGCATATCTTTCTAATATTTTAGAACAAGATTTTTATAATAGTGGCGATACAAAAGGTAAAAAAATTAAAGGTATGACGATTGGTTTAGCGATGAACAGTACATATTATTACCAAAAAGAAAAAGATGGAGAGACCTATAGTAAGAAATTGGATGACAAAGAAATTAAAAAACAAGGTAAGAAAATGTCTGAAGAAATACTTACTAGATTACGCGAAAATAAAGAACTGAAAGATATTCCAATTCATTTTGCTGTTTATAAACAATCTGGAGAAAACTCAATTATACCTGGCGAGTTTATCGCTGGTACGACAGTTGAAGGTGATAAAACACGTATTAATGAATGGAAAGATATTCAACAGAAAACTGCTTTATTACCATCTGGAGAGGCTGCAGATTTAGATGAAAATTTAAACTCTGATTTCAAACAGTTTAATGATAATCTCCAAACATATTTTAATAATTTCACTCAAGCAGTAGGTACTGTTAAATTCGATAATAAAGAAGCTAAGCAATTATCTGTAGATGTACCAATTGATTATTATGGTAAAGCCGAAACTATAGGTATTACGCAATATGTCACTGAACAAGCAAGAAAATATTTCGATGATATAGATGAGTATGAAATTCACATCAAAGATGGTAATAACCCTAAAGCACTAATCAGTAAAACAAAAGAAGATAAAGAACCACAAGTTCATATTTATAAAAACAACAACTAA
- the rlmD gene encoding 23S rRNA (uracil(1939)-C(5))-methyltransferase RlmD, with product MNAIQKNEIIEGKVIDLTHEGHGVVKLDRYPIFVPNALINETIEFKVIKVKKNFAIGKLLEIKKESEERVEPPCVYYHKCGGCQLQHMTYQAQLNMKKEQVVNLFHRKADFKDTIIHDTIGMDNPWFYRNKSQVPVGKNNENKVITGFYRQRSHDIIDMDECLIQDNMHQDVLNQLKLWFNELNISIYNERKKQGLMRHVVIRTGHHSRELMVVFVTNGKKFKQSDVLTEKLVAAFPEIVSVKHNVNDTHSNVIMGETSYTLYGKDEIQDTLSDVTFKISDQSFYQINSIQTEKLYQRAIEYAELKGEETILDTYCGIGTIGLYMAPKAQHVYGVEIVPEAIADAKQNATLNQFENTTFVCGKAEEVILKWKAQGIKPDVVMVDPPRKGCDETFLETLLELNPRKIVYISCNPSTQQRDAQQLAQRYKLTQITPVDMFPHTTHVETVAQFERR from the coding sequence ATGAATGCAATTCAAAAAAATGAGATCATAGAAGGAAAAGTTATAGATTTAACACATGAAGGGCATGGTGTTGTTAAATTAGATCGCTATCCTATATTTGTACCAAATGCGTTGATAAATGAAACAATAGAATTCAAAGTGATAAAAGTTAAGAAAAATTTTGCAATAGGTAAGCTACTTGAAATTAAAAAAGAAAGTGAAGAACGTGTAGAACCACCATGTGTTTATTACCATAAATGTGGTGGATGTCAGCTACAACATATGACCTATCAAGCACAGTTGAATATGAAAAAAGAGCAAGTTGTCAATTTGTTCCACCGTAAAGCAGATTTTAAGGATACAATTATCCACGATACGATTGGTATGGATAATCCGTGGTTTTATCGTAATAAATCTCAAGTACCAGTTGGAAAGAACAATGAAAATAAAGTGATTACAGGATTTTATCGTCAAAGAAGTCATGACATTATAGATATGGATGAATGTTTAATACAAGACAATATGCATCAAGACGTGCTAAATCAACTCAAATTATGGTTCAATGAATTAAATATCAGTATATATAATGAGCGTAAAAAGCAAGGTCTTATGCGTCATGTCGTAATTAGAACAGGACACCATTCTAGAGAACTGATGGTTGTATTTGTTACAAATGGGAAGAAATTCAAACAAAGTGATGTACTTACAGAAAAATTAGTAGCAGCATTTCCAGAAATAGTGAGTGTCAAACATAACGTGAATGATACACATTCGAATGTCATCATGGGTGAAACGTCATATACGCTATATGGTAAAGATGAAATTCAAGATACACTTTCAGATGTAACATTCAAAATCAGTGATCAATCTTTTTATCAAATCAATTCTATTCAAACTGAAAAATTATATCAACGTGCAATTGAATATGCTGAACTTAAAGGTGAAGAAACAATACTAGATACTTATTGCGGTATAGGTACGATTGGATTATACATGGCACCAAAAGCGCAACATGTCTATGGTGTTGAGATTGTCCCAGAAGCGATTGCAGACGCAAAGCAAAATGCGACCTTAAACCAGTTCGAAAATACAACTTTTGTCTGTGGTAAAGCTGAAGAGGTTATTCTAAAATGGAAAGCACAAGGCATTAAACCAGATGTAGTAATGGTTGATCCACCTCGAAAAGGCTGTGACGAAACTTTCTTGGAAACACTTTTAGAATTGAACCCAAGAAAGATTGTCTATATTTCTTGCAATCCATCAACGCAACAACGTGATGCGCAACAATTAGCACAACGATATAAATTAACACAAATTACACCAGTAGATATGTTTCCACATACCACGCATGTTGAAACAGTAGCACAATTTGAAAGACGCTAA
- the ligA gene encoding NAD-dependent DNA ligase LigA → MADLQSRVDELHQLLNRYSFEYYVQDNPSVPDSEYDKLLHELIDIEDAHPEYRTPDSPTVRVGGSAQSTFEKVRHNTPMLSLGNAFNEEDLRKFDQRIRERIGDVEYMCELKIDGLAVSLKYENGRFVQGLTRGDGTTGEDITENLKTIHAIPLKIKETRTFEVRGEAYMPRQSFFNLNEAKAKNDEQAFANPRNAAAGSLRQLDSKLAAKRKLSVFLYSVNDFTQFNANTQSEALDELDELGFKTNQERQRVQTIDDVIAYIEHWTEKREALPYDIDGIVIKVNMVAHQEELGFTQKSPRWAIAYKFPAEEVITDLVDIELSIGRTGVVTPTAILEPVKVAGTTVSRASLHNEDLIHDKDIRIGDSVVIKKAGDIIPEVIKSVLDRRPDNAEVYHMPTHCPSCEHELVRIEGEVALRCINPKCQAQLVEGMIHFVSRQAMNIDGLGTKIIQQLYDNEKIKDIADIFYLTKEDLLPLDRMGEKKVDNLINAIEVSKNNSLEKLLFGLGIRHLGVKASQVIAEKYGTMDKLFEITEEDFVGIHDIGHKVAQSVVTYLENEDIRALINKLKEKNVNMTYKGIKTSDLEGHPDFKDKTIVLTGKLYQMTRNEASKWLELQGAKVTSSVTKSTDLVIAGEDAGSKLTKAEKFDTAIWSEEDFVQKQNEIEG, encoded by the coding sequence GTGGCTGATTTACAATCACGTGTCGATGAATTGCATCAATTGTTAAATCGCTATAGTTTTGAGTACTATGTTCAAGATAATCCATCAGTGCCGGACAGTGAATATGATAAATTGTTGCATGAGTTAATAGACATTGAAGATGCTCACCCAGAATATCGAACGCCTGACTCTCCAACGGTAAGAGTCGGTGGTTCTGCTCAATCAACTTTCGAAAAGGTAAGACATAATACCCCGATGCTCAGCTTAGGCAATGCATTTAATGAAGAAGACTTAAGAAAATTCGATCAACGTATACGCGAACGTATAGGTGACGTAGAATACATGTGTGAATTGAAAATAGATGGCTTAGCAGTATCTTTGAAATATGAAAATGGCCGATTTGTACAAGGGTTAACACGTGGAGATGGTACTACAGGTGAGGATATTACAGAAAATTTAAAAACGATTCATGCTATCCCTTTGAAAATCAAAGAAACTAGAACATTTGAAGTTCGCGGCGAAGCATATATGCCTAGACAATCATTTTTTAATTTAAATGAAGCAAAAGCTAAGAATGATGAACAAGCGTTTGCGAATCCGCGAAATGCTGCTGCCGGTTCACTTAGACAATTAGATTCAAAGCTCGCAGCTAAACGTAAACTAAGTGTTTTTCTATATAGTGTCAATGATTTTACTCAATTTAATGCGAATACGCAAAGTGAAGCGTTAGATGAATTAGATGAGTTAGGCTTTAAAACGAACCAAGAACGTCAACGTGTACAAACGATTGATGATGTGATTGCATATATTGAACATTGGACTGAAAAAAGAGAAGCATTACCATATGATATTGATGGTATTGTAATTAAAGTGAATATGGTAGCACATCAAGAGGAACTTGGCTTCACTCAAAAATCACCGCGTTGGGCGATTGCATATAAATTCCCAGCAGAAGAAGTAATTACAGATTTAGTGGATATTGAATTAAGTATAGGTAGGACAGGTGTCGTCACACCTACAGCTATTCTTGAACCAGTAAAAGTTGCTGGAACTACTGTTTCTCGCGCTTCTCTACATAATGAAGATTTGATTCATGACAAAGATATTAGAATTGGCGACAGTGTAGTAATTAAAAAAGCAGGGGATATTATACCTGAAGTTATTAAAAGTGTATTAGATAGACGTCCAGATAATGCGGAAGTTTATCATATGCCAACACATTGTCCAAGTTGTGAACATGAATTAGTACGCATAGAAGGCGAAGTAGCTTTGCGTTGTATCAATCCTAAGTGCCAAGCACAACTTGTGGAAGGCATGATTCATTTTGTTTCTCGACAAGCAATGAATATCGACGGTTTAGGTACAAAAATCATTCAACAACTGTATGATAATGAAAAAATAAAAGACATTGCAGATATTTTCTACTTAACAAAAGAAGATTTATTACCGCTTGACCGCATGGGAGAGAAAAAAGTAGATAACTTGATTAATGCTATTGAAGTGTCTAAAAACAATTCTTTAGAAAAGCTATTGTTTGGTTTAGGTATCAGACATCTTGGCGTAAAAGCAAGCCAAGTCATAGCTGAAAAATACGGCACAATGGATAAATTATTCGAAATAACAGAAGAAGACTTTGTTGGTATACATGACATCGGGCACAAAGTAGCCCAATCTGTAGTCACGTATTTAGAAAATGAAGATATTCGTGCACTTATTAATAAATTAAAAGAAAAAAATGTTAATATGACATATAAAGGTATAAAGACAAGTGATTTAGAAGGCCACCCAGACTTTAAAGATAAGACAATTGTACTTACTGGTAAGTTATATCAAATGACTAGAAACGAAGCTTCAAAATGGTTAGAACTTCAAGGTGCAAAAGTTACGAGCAGTGTAACTAAAAGTACAGACTTAGTTATCGCTGGTGAGGATGCAGGCTCCAAATTAACAAAAGCTGAAAAATTTGATACAGCAATATGGTCAGAAGAAGACTTTGTTCAGAAGCAAAATGAAATCGAGGGATAG
- a CDS encoding DUF3267 domain-containing protein, translating to MFKIDLFSSKKMLEGFILFQFTIVMVSILLSYKFAFSFTHIIEQNIILNLVYGILGFAVVYFLHEFIHNIMFRLLSKGNKPTFRIRQGLITTHMPNVYFKKWQYITIMLAPLVVITTVLIILFSFFAYSSMIFIASLHIGYCVMDMYFLTGALNNKVQYIEDTEEGIIFYSDSPVPQIQTQNEVK from the coding sequence ATGTTCAAGATTGATTTGTTCTCTAGCAAGAAAATGTTAGAAGGATTTATACTTTTTCAATTTACAATAGTGATGGTTAGTATATTATTATCTTATAAATTTGCTTTTTCATTTACACACATTATAGAACAAAATATTATATTAAATTTAGTATACGGTATATTAGGATTTGCAGTTGTTTATTTCTTACATGAATTTATTCATAATATAATGTTCCGCTTGTTGTCAAAAGGCAACAAACCTACTTTTCGAATCCGCCAAGGTTTAATTACTACCCATATGCCAAATGTATATTTTAAAAAATGGCAATATATCACTATCATGTTAGCTCCCTTAGTCGTTATTACAACAGTGTTGATTATATTATTCTCATTTTTTGCATATTCATCTATGATATTTATTGCGAGTCTTCATATTGGATATTGTGTAATGGACATGTATTTCTTAACAGGCGCACTTAATAACAAAGTGCAATATATTGAAGATACAGAAGAAGGTATTATATTTTATTCAGATAGTCCAGTGCCACAAATACAGACTCAAAACGAAGTGAAATAA
- the gatC gene encoding Asp-tRNA(Asn)/Glu-tRNA(Gln) amidotransferase subunit GatC, whose amino-acid sequence MAKVTREEVEHIANLARLEITEDATAEMQETLESILNFANHIDSADTSEVEPTYHVLDLQNVLREDKADEGIPQELALKNAKETEDGQFKVPSIMNEEDA is encoded by the coding sequence ATGGCTAAAGTTACACGTGAAGAAGTAGAGCATATAGCAAATTTAGCTAGACTTGAAATTACTGAAGATGCAACTGCAGAGATGCAAGAAACATTAGAAAGTATTTTAAACTTTGCTAATCATATAGATTCAGCAGATACAAGTGAAGTAGAACCAACATATCACGTATTAGATTTACAAAACGTATTACGTGAAGACAAAGCAGACGAGGGTATTCCTCAAGAGCTTGCATTAAAAAATGCTAAAGAGACGGAAGATGGACAATTTAAAGTCCCATCTATCATGAATGAGGAGGACGCTTAA
- the dinB gene encoding DNA polymerase IV, which yields MSERRIIHIDMDYFFAQVEMRDNPKLKGKPVIVGGKASGRGVVSTASYEARKYGVHSAMPTAQAHKLCPNGFYVTPRFEAYKAASEKIMKIFKSYTDVVEPLSLDEAYLDITHLVRADLPASSIAQYIRKDIFEATQLTSSAGVSYNKFLAKLASGMNKPNGLTVIDYRNVHEILMELDIGDFPGVGKASKQKMHDNAIYNGKDLYEQSERELIRLFGKRGHGLYNKARGIDYNPVKPTRIRKSVGTERTFATDMNDDDQILQKIWELSHKTAERLAKLQKSGKTVTVKIKTHKFESLSKQRSLRDSVRDETDIYNIAYTLYTELKDPDVPIRLVGVTVGNLEKASYENMTIYDYI from the coding sequence TTGTCAGAAAGACGTATTATCCATATTGATATGGACTATTTTTTTGCGCAAGTAGAAATGAGAGATAATCCAAAGTTAAAAGGGAAGCCTGTGATTGTAGGTGGAAAAGCAAGCGGTAGGGGCGTAGTTTCAACAGCCTCATATGAAGCTAGAAAATATGGTGTACATTCTGCAATGCCCACTGCACAAGCGCATAAGTTATGCCCAAATGGTTTTTATGTTACTCCAAGATTTGAAGCATATAAAGCAGCTTCAGAAAAGATTATGAAGATATTCAAAAGTTATACTGATGTTGTAGAACCATTATCATTAGATGAAGCGTATTTAGACATTACACATCTAGTTAGAGCAGATTTACCCGCATCAAGTATTGCTCAATATATACGTAAAGATATTTTTGAAGCTACACAACTAACTTCTTCAGCTGGGGTATCTTATAATAAATTTTTAGCTAAATTGGCGAGCGGAATGAACAAGCCGAATGGGTTAACAGTAATTGATTATCGTAATGTACACGAGATATTAATGGAATTAGATATAGGCGATTTCCCTGGCGTGGGTAAAGCCTCTAAACAGAAAATGCACGATAACGCAATATACAATGGTAAAGATTTATACGAACAAAGCGAAAGAGAATTAATAAGACTTTTTGGTAAACGAGGCCATGGGCTATATAACAAAGCGAGAGGTATAGATTATAATCCTGTTAAACCAACAAGAATAAGGAAATCAGTTGGTACAGAGCGTACTTTTGCGACGGATATGAATGATGATGATCAAATATTACAAAAAATTTGGGAATTGAGTCATAAAACAGCAGAACGGTTAGCTAAATTACAAAAATCCGGTAAGACAGTTACAGTAAAAATAAAGACGCACAAATTTGAATCATTATCGAAACAGCGAAGCTTAAGAGACTCTGTCAGAGATGAAACGGATATTTATAATATAGCTTATACTTTATATACAGAATTAAAAGATCCAGATGTACCCATTAGACTAGTAGGTGTAACAGTAGGTAATTTAGAAAAAGCATCTTATGAAAACATGACAATTTATGATTATATTTAA